The Rhodothermales bacterium genome window below encodes:
- the mreC gene encoding rod shape-determining protein MreC has protein sequence MNVRQWAQIRDWVLLVGLLGVSTLVMLTQNTSILRALRAASLELTARVETNMSWVGRYVRALEENDALRRENIQLSSQLARSREAQQENERLRRLLEFRQESAHRLAPARIVEKEITRQRNFLTLNVGREQGVEVGMGVVDDRGILGKVELVSEHYARVMSYLNMDFRVPAKLQSSNAMGIVRWEGQLRDQLLMEHVIKTEQVEVGDLVVSSGFSGVFPPGYPIGVVESYERQPGKNQLLIYLRPASSIDTGDHAFVVLETPDPERTAIEQLE, from the coding sequence ATGAATGTCCGCCAATGGGCGCAGATTCGCGACTGGGTGTTGCTGGTGGGCCTGCTCGGCGTCTCGACGCTGGTCATGCTCACCCAGAACACATCCATTCTGCGCGCGCTCCGGGCGGCATCGCTCGAACTGACGGCCCGTGTCGAGACCAACATGAGCTGGGTGGGCCGGTACGTGCGCGCCCTGGAGGAGAACGACGCGTTGCGGCGCGAAAACATCCAGCTTTCCAGCCAGCTCGCGCGTTCGCGGGAAGCCCAGCAGGAAAACGAGCGGCTCCGCCGGCTGCTCGAATTCAGGCAGGAATCCGCCCATCGCCTCGCGCCGGCGCGCATCGTCGAGAAAGAGATCACCCGGCAGCGCAATTTCCTGACGCTCAACGTGGGCCGCGAGCAGGGCGTGGAAGTGGGGATGGGCGTGGTCGACGACCGGGGCATCCTCGGCAAGGTCGAACTCGTGAGCGAGCATTACGCCCGCGTGATGTCGTATCTGAACATGGATTTCCGCGTGCCGGCCAAGCTCCAGTCGTCCAACGCGATGGGCATCGTGCGGTGGGAAGGGCAGCTTCGGGACCAGCTGCTGATGGAGCACGTGATCAAGACGGAACAGGTCGAGGTGGGCGACCTGGTGGTGTCCAGCGGGTTCAGCGGCGTTTTCCCTCCCGGCTACCCGATCGGCGTGGTGGAATCCTACGAGCGCCAGCCCGGTAAGAACCAGTTGCTTATCTACCTTCGCCCGGCGTCGTCGATCGATACCGGCGATCATGCCTTCGTCGTTCTGGAGACGCCCGACCCCGAACGAACGGCGATCGAACAGCTCGAATAA
- the hslU gene encoding ATP-dependent protease ATPase subunit HslU, protein MHVEHTPRQIVAELDKYIIGQTEAKKSVAIALRNRWRRKNAPIEIRDEIMPNNIIMIGPTGVGKTEIARRLAKLTGAPFIKVEATKFTEVGYVGRDVDSMIRDLTDMSISIVRDEYKEGVKERAAELAEDRILDILIPPSSRPGSDVAHGPGFVVRPNEPVSESPSDAELRERTRQKFREKLRRGDLDEREIEIEVSSDHTPMMQVFGPMGIEEMGMNMQDLFGNLGGGKRKKRRLPISEARDVLAQEEAQKLVDMDKVTREALERVEQSGIVFIDEIDKVAARGGEGRGGPDVSREGVQRDLLPIVEGSTVMTKHGMVRTDHILFIASGAFHVAKPSDLIPELQGRFPIRVELDSLTEDDFYDILTLPKNALLKQYAALMQAEGVEIAFTNEAVREIARIAAKVNMEVENIGARRLHTILTTLLEDILFDVPDSVEATTITIDADRVLARLGAVSENRDLSHYIL, encoded by the coding sequence ATGCACGTAGAACATACCCCCCGCCAGATCGTCGCGGAACTGGACAAGTACATCATTGGCCAGACCGAGGCCAAAAAAAGCGTCGCGATCGCCCTCCGCAACCGGTGGCGCCGCAAGAACGCCCCGATCGAGATCCGCGACGAGATCATGCCGAACAATATCATCATGATCGGCCCTACGGGCGTGGGCAAAACGGAGATCGCGCGCCGGCTGGCGAAGCTGACCGGCGCGCCGTTCATCAAGGTGGAGGCGACCAAGTTCACCGAGGTCGGCTACGTGGGGCGCGACGTAGACAGCATGATTCGGGATCTGACCGACATGTCCATCTCGATCGTGCGCGACGAATACAAGGAGGGCGTCAAGGAGCGGGCCGCGGAGCTTGCCGAGGACCGTATCCTCGACATCCTCATCCCCCCCTCGAGCCGGCCCGGCAGCGACGTGGCGCACGGCCCAGGCTTCGTCGTCCGCCCCAACGAGCCCGTGTCTGAGAGCCCATCCGATGCCGAACTGCGCGAGCGCACCCGGCAGAAGTTTCGGGAAAAGCTGCGGCGAGGCGATCTGGACGAGCGCGAAATCGAAATCGAGGTCAGCTCCGACCATACGCCGATGATGCAGGTCTTCGGACCGATGGGCATCGAGGAGATGGGCATGAACATGCAGGACCTCTTCGGCAACCTCGGGGGCGGTAAACGCAAGAAGCGCCGGCTGCCGATCTCCGAGGCGCGGGACGTGCTCGCCCAGGAGGAGGCGCAGAAGCTGGTCGATATGGACAAGGTGACCCGCGAGGCGCTGGAGCGTGTCGAGCAGAGCGGCATCGTCTTCATCGACGAAATCGACAAGGTCGCCGCGCGCGGGGGCGAGGGGCGCGGAGGCCCGGACGTGTCGCGCGAAGGCGTACAGCGCGACCTGCTGCCGATCGTCGAGGGCTCGACGGTCATGACCAAACACGGCATGGTGCGCACCGACCACATCCTGTTCATCGCCAGCGGGGCGTTCCATGTCGCCAAACCGAGCGACCTCATCCCCGAACTCCAGGGGCGTTTCCCGATCCGAGTGGAGCTCGACAGCCTGACGGAGGATGATTTCTACGACATCCTCACCCTCCCCAAAAACGCCCTCCTCAAGCAATACGCCGCGCTCATGCAGGCGGAAGGCGTGGAAATCGCGTTCACCAACGAGGCCGTCCGCGAGATCGCCCGGATAGCGGCCAAGGTGAACATGGAGGTCGAGAACATCGGCGCCCGCCGGCTGCACACGATCCTCACGACCCTGCTCGAAGACATCCTCTTCGACGTGCCGGACTCGGTCGAGGCCACCACGATCACCATCGATGCCGACCGGGTTCTCGCCCGTTTGGGCGCGGTTTCGGAAAATAGGGATCTAAGTCACTACATTCTGTGA
- the dacB gene encoding D-alanyl-D-alanine carboxypeptidase/D-alanyl-D-alanine-endopeptidase, with the protein MKPSILFCAVAAFLVSAATAQPQATSPEQLARYIDTYLKQPDYENAIWAAYITDLNTGEVLYERNHKLSLMPASNAKLFTTAASLDQLGPGFTYTTIGYADGPIENGILKGNLYIRGSGDPVIGGRFNQGDITRTFREWADTLRSMGIYAIEGDLIGDDDIFEDTPFGPGWSWDDEPYDYGAEMSGLSFNDNSVNVIMTGSVAGRPAQMHWEPGNTSYVQLLNAAVIIPSDQRKDEEIERPRASNSFVISTELPAGRLDTTGLAVANPTLYFVHVLRDVLQSNRIEVRGQAVDVDDLPVKPDYTRAEMTPLLSHTSPPLRDIVKVINKESQNLYAELVLRTLGVVHPVADPDVEPGSTEMGVMSALYTYARAGVDTSRIQLVDGSGLSRMNLVTAQMLDRVLRYMWHHPDNAIRLAFLNSLPIGGVDGSLERRMRTGPAMGNARAKTGTLTGTSNLSGYVTSAGGTPLSFVLFCNNHTLRAREIHRTQDAIVQLLARYTR; encoded by the coding sequence ATGAAGCCATCGATTCTATTTTGCGCCGTGGCCGCGTTCCTCGTGAGCGCCGCCACTGCCCAGCCCCAGGCCACGTCCCCGGAACAGCTGGCCCGGTACATCGACACGTATCTCAAGCAGCCGGACTACGAGAACGCGATCTGGGCGGCGTACATCACCGACCTGAACACCGGCGAGGTGCTGTACGAAAGGAACCACAAGCTGAGCCTCATGCCGGCGTCCAACGCCAAGCTCTTCACGACGGCGGCATCCCTCGACCAGCTCGGGCCCGGCTTCACCTATACCACCATCGGCTATGCGGACGGCCCCATCGAAAATGGGATACTCAAGGGCAACCTGTATATTCGGGGCTCCGGGGACCCGGTCATCGGCGGGCGTTTCAACCAGGGCGACATCACCCGGACGTTCCGCGAATGGGCCGACACGCTGCGCAGCATGGGGATTTACGCGATCGAGGGGGACCTCATCGGGGACGACGACATCTTCGAGGATACCCCGTTCGGGCCGGGTTGGAGCTGGGACGACGAGCCGTACGATTATGGCGCCGAGATGAGCGGTCTTTCGTTCAACGACAACAGCGTGAACGTCATCATGACCGGCAGCGTCGCCGGCCGGCCGGCGCAGATGCACTGGGAGCCCGGCAACACCTCGTACGTCCAGCTGCTCAACGCGGCCGTCATCATCCCATCCGACCAGCGCAAGGACGAAGAGATCGAGCGCCCGCGGGCGTCGAATTCCTTTGTCATCTCCACCGAACTCCCCGCCGGCCGCCTCGATACGACCGGGCTGGCGGTGGCGAATCCGACCCTCTACTTCGTCCACGTGCTGCGCGACGTGCTCCAGAGCAATCGGATCGAGGTCCGCGGCCAGGCCGTCGACGTCGACGATCTGCCCGTCAAGCCCGACTACACCCGGGCGGAGATGACGCCGCTCCTCTCCCACACCTCCCCCCCGCTGCGCGACATCGTCAAGGTGATCAACAAGGAGAGCCAGAACCTGTACGCCGAACTCGTGCTGCGGACCCTCGGCGTGGTGCACCCCGTGGCCGATCCGGACGTCGAACCCGGTTCGACCGAGATGGGTGTGATGAGCGCCCTGTACACGTACGCCCGCGCCGGCGTCGACACGAGCCGGATCCAGCTGGTCGACGGGTCCGGGTTATCCCGGATGAACCTGGTGACGGCGCAGATGCTCGATCGCGTGCTGCGTTACATGTGGCACCATCCGGACAATGCGATCCGCCTGGCCTTCCTCAACTCGCTGCCCATCGGCGGCGTCGACGGGTCGCTGGAGCGGCGCATGCGCACCGGGCCGGCTATGGGGAACGCGCGGGCGAAGACCGGGACACTCACCGGCACCAGCAATCTGAGCGGGTATGTCACGTCGGCCGGCGGGACCCCGCTGTCGTTTGTCCTCTTCTGCAATAACCACACCCTGCGAGCCCGCGAAATCCATCGAACGCAGGACGCGATCGTGCAGCTTCTGGCGCGGTATACCCGCTGA
- the purN gene encoding phosphoribosylglycinamide formyltransferase, with product MQLAVFASGGGSNLEAIVHAIETGRLPATLALVLSNKADAFALERARSHGIPTAVLDPASFTESEYLAILQDTLRAHHADFIALAGYLKKIPAPFVASFRGRMLNIHPSLLPAFGGPGMYGQRIHRAVLDYGVRWTGVTVHLVDEAYDTGPVVLQEPVRVEPGDTPEQLAARVLAVEHRLFPEALALFAQGRVRIEGRHVLVDDEPSRT from the coding sequence ATGCAGTTAGCCGTATTCGCTTCCGGGGGCGGCTCTAATCTGGAAGCAATCGTTCATGCGATAGAGACCGGCCGGCTGCCGGCGACCCTGGCGCTCGTCCTGAGCAACAAGGCGGACGCCTTCGCGCTCGAACGCGCCCGGTCGCACGGCATTCCCACCGCCGTGCTCGACCCCGCATCCTTTACGGAAAGCGAATACCTCGCCATCTTGCAGGATACCCTGCGCGCCCACCACGCCGATTTCATCGCCCTCGCCGGATACCTGAAGAAGATCCCCGCGCCCTTCGTGGCGTCGTTTCGCGGACGCATGCTCAACATCCATCCGTCGCTGCTGCCGGCGTTCGGAGGACCGGGCATGTACGGCCAGCGAATCCACCGGGCCGTGCTCGACTACGGCGTGCGGTGGACGGGCGTCACCGTGCATCTGGTGGATGAGGCCTACGATACCGGGCCGGTAGTGCTGCAAGAACCCGTGCGTGTGGAGCCCGGCGATACGCCGGAGCAACTCGCGGCGCGGGTGCTGGCCGTCGAGCACCGCCTCTTCCCGGAGGCGCTCGCGCTCTTCGCCCAGGGGCGCGTGCGCATCGAGGGCCGGCACGTGCTGGTGGACGACGAGCCTTCCCGGACCTGA
- the purH gene encoding bifunctional phosphoribosylaminoimidazolecarboxamide formyltransferase/IMP cyclohydrolase — MRPIQSALLSVSDKTDLAAFATRLHRLGVELLSTGGTASALRNAGLPVKDVSDITGFPEILDGRVKTLHPAVHGGLLARRNDPDDLAQLEAHGIAPIDLVVVNLYPFKQAVASPDITDALAIENIDIGGPSMIRAAAKNYFFVSVVTSPADYAGVADELERQHGALGMATRRRLAGAAFAHTGVYDQAIAAYFARGAEDELPAVFEVSEPRYQTLRYGENPHQKAGIYGTIGEYVETLHGKELSFNNMLDASAALTLIDEFRDEPPTCAILKHTNPCGVATAGTLADAYRNAFATDRQSPFGGIVVVNRPLDRATAEAIDQIFTEIIIAPAYEDGVLDLLMQKKNRRLLRSLKAARTDARPDVRSVLGGLLVQDRDPVLPAFEALKAQCTVVTKRQPDDAEWRDLLFAWRVVKHVKSNAIVYARDGATLGVGAGQMSRIDSSEIAVMKGRKSELNFAQSVVASDAFFPFADGLLEAAASGARAAIQPGGSVRDEEVIAAADERGIAMVFTGQRHFRH, encoded by the coding sequence ATGCGCCCCATCCAAAGCGCGCTGCTCTCCGTCTCCGATAAAACCGACCTCGCCGCGTTCGCCACCCGGCTTCACCGGCTGGGCGTCGAGTTGCTTTCGACCGGCGGCACCGCCTCCGCGCTGCGCAACGCCGGCCTGCCCGTGAAGGATGTCTCCGATATCACCGGTTTCCCCGAAATCCTCGACGGTCGCGTCAAGACCCTGCACCCCGCCGTGCACGGCGGCCTGCTCGCCCGGCGGAACGACCCGGATGACCTCGCCCAGCTGGAGGCGCACGGCATCGCGCCGATCGACCTGGTGGTCGTCAACCTCTATCCATTCAAACAGGCCGTCGCCTCGCCCGACATCACGGACGCGCTCGCCATCGAGAACATCGATATCGGGGGGCCCTCCATGATCCGGGCGGCCGCCAAGAACTACTTCTTTGTCAGCGTCGTCACGTCGCCGGCCGACTACGCCGGCGTGGCCGACGAGTTGGAGCGCCAGCACGGTGCGCTCGGCATGGCGACCCGGCGTCGGCTCGCCGGCGCGGCGTTCGCGCATACGGGCGTGTACGACCAGGCCATCGCCGCCTATTTCGCGCGTGGCGCGGAAGATGAGCTGCCGGCCGTTTTCGAGGTGAGCGAACCGCGCTATCAGACCTTGCGGTACGGCGAAAACCCGCACCAGAAGGCCGGCATCTACGGCACCATCGGCGAGTATGTCGAGACGCTGCACGGCAAGGAGCTGTCGTTCAACAACATGCTGGATGCCAGTGCCGCGCTCACACTGATCGACGAGTTTCGGGACGAGCCGCCCACGTGCGCCATCCTCAAGCACACCAACCCCTGCGGCGTAGCCACGGCCGGCACGCTCGCCGACGCCTACCGCAACGCCTTCGCCACCGACCGGCAGTCGCCGTTCGGCGGCATCGTGGTCGTGAACCGGCCGCTGGACCGGGCGACGGCCGAGGCCATCGACCAGATCTTTACCGAGATCATCATCGCCCCGGCGTACGAGGACGGCGTGCTCGACCTGCTGATGCAGAAAAAAAACCGCCGCCTGCTCCGCTCCCTCAAGGCGGCCCGGACGGATGCCCGCCCCGACGTCCGCTCCGTGCTCGGCGGGCTGCTGGTGCAGGACCGCGACCCGGTGCTGCCGGCGTTCGAGGCGCTCAAAGCCCAGTGCACCGTGGTGACGAAGCGCCAGCCGGACGACGCCGAGTGGCGCGATCTGTTGTTCGCGTGGCGCGTGGTCAAGCACGTGAAGAGCAACGCCATCGTGTATGCCCGCGACGGCGCGACGCTCGGCGTCGGCGCCGGCCAGATGAGCCGCATCGATTCCTCCGAGATCGCCGTCATGAAAGGGCGCAAATCGGAACTGAATTTCGCGCAATCGGTGGTAGCCTCCGACGCATTCTTCCCGTTCGCCGACGGACTGCTCGAAGCAGCCGCCAGCGGAGCCCGCGCCGCCATCCAGCCCGGCGGCTCGGTGCGGGACGAAGAGGTGATCGCCGCAGCCGATGAGCGCGGCATCGCCATGGTCTTTACCGGTCAACGACATTTCCGGCACTGA
- a CDS encoding NYN domain-containing protein, with protein MHNRHEKSRVGRGNLAAILVDYENLFFTLSERLDSGTDPHDFISEILDELLRYLTGKDYTQTAVFSAYADFAALKGNGLAIQQSLYRKGIEARYVSTDLHGGAAEIQLCVDAMDLLHTRPDIQSFVLITGNRVQLPLIQHLTRYGRSPLVVVFEPDPDLNRYARLESDVILAAVDLISDAARRQLGAPSGGEAARNGASRRPVSAPVRDAQHHAVTDAVAYRTLQVIEEFFGQYDEVYLTPLLRKLSEALDTDEPDPKSVINKLEEAGAVWLEKRRGFPYDYTVLIVDREHPDVQQIQAALSDRDTYADDYEGAEGFAGGEEGYEDEFDYGDADYDPADDEFADDAGEPNEPDDFRTGGH; from the coding sequence ATGCACAACCGACACGAAAAGTCGCGCGTCGGCCGGGGCAACCTGGCGGCGATTCTGGTGGATTACGAGAACCTTTTTTTCACGCTTTCCGAACGACTCGACTCCGGCACCGACCCTCACGATTTCATTTCCGAGATTCTCGATGAATTGTTACGGTACCTGACCGGCAAGGATTACACCCAGACGGCCGTTTTCAGCGCCTACGCAGATTTCGCGGCGCTCAAGGGCAACGGTCTGGCGATCCAGCAGTCGCTCTACCGGAAGGGCATCGAGGCGCGCTACGTATCCACCGACCTCCACGGCGGCGCCGCCGAAATCCAGCTCTGCGTCGACGCGATGGACCTGTTGCACACGCGGCCGGACATCCAGTCGTTCGTACTGATCACCGGAAACCGGGTGCAATTACCGCTCATCCAGCACCTGACGCGTTATGGCCGCTCCCCGCTGGTGGTGGTGTTCGAACCCGATCCCGACCTCAACCGGTACGCCCGGCTCGAGTCGGACGTCATCCTGGCGGCGGTGGACCTGATCAGCGATGCCGCGCGCCGGCAGCTCGGCGCGCCCAGCGGCGGCGAGGCCGCGCGCAACGGCGCCAGCCGGCGCCCTGTCAGCGCGCCGGTCCGCGACGCCCAGCACCATGCCGTGACCGATGCGGTCGCCTACCGCACGCTCCAGGTGATCGAAGAGTTCTTCGGGCAGTACGACGAGGTGTATCTCACCCCGCTGCTCCGCAAGCTCTCCGAAGCCCTCGACACGGACGAGCCGGACCCCAAGTCGGTCATCAACAAGCTGGAGGAAGCCGGCGCCGTATGGCTCGAAAAGCGCCGGGGCTTCCCATACGATTACACCGTCCTCATCGTCGACCGCGAACACCCCGACGTGCAGCAGATTCAGGCCGCCCTGTCGGATCGCGATACCTATGCCGACGACTATGAAGGCGCCGAAGGGTTTGCCGGCGGCGAGGAAGGGTACGAGGACGAATTCGATTACGGCGATGCCGACTACGACCCGGCGGACGACGAATTCGCCGACGACGCCGGCGAGCCGAACGAGCCCGACGACTTTCGCACGGGCGGCCACTGA
- a CDS encoding rod shape-determining protein — MPFFKFSHDVAIDLGTANTLIHIAGQGIVLNEPSIVAVDRSTRQAIAIGYEAQQMHERTHPQIETIRPLKDGVIADFEVAEQMIRGLIRKVQTSWYSSIRRMVVCVPSGITGVEERAVRESAERAGAKQVYLIKEPMAAAIGIGMNVDEPVGNMVVDIGGGTTEIAVIALSGIVIDESIRVAGDELDNTILQYFKRNHNLLIGLRTAERIKCEIGSAVELDPELEISVKGRDLVSGIPKIRSISSEDVREALNEPIGQIAAAVLHCLERTPPELGSDILERGIMLTGGGALLKGLDTLIRNRAEIPVYIAEDPLTAVVRGTGKVLENLHVYEKVLT; from the coding sequence ATGCCCTTTTTCAAGTTTTCGCACGATGTAGCCATCGATCTGGGTACGGCGAACACGCTGATCCACATCGCCGGCCAGGGCATCGTCCTTAACGAGCCCAGCATCGTCGCCGTCGACCGCAGCACCCGGCAGGCTATCGCCATCGGGTACGAAGCCCAGCAGATGCACGAGCGGACGCATCCGCAGATCGAAACCATCCGCCCCCTGAAAGACGGGGTCATCGCCGATTTCGAGGTGGCCGAACAGATGATACGCGGGCTGATCCGCAAGGTGCAGACGAGCTGGTACAGCTCGATCCGCCGGATGGTGGTCTGCGTCCCGAGCGGGATCACCGGCGTCGAGGAGCGGGCCGTGCGGGAGTCCGCCGAGCGCGCCGGCGCCAAACAGGTCTACCTCATCAAGGAGCCGATGGCCGCGGCGATCGGCATCGGGATGAACGTCGATGAGCCGGTCGGCAACATGGTCGTCGATATCGGCGGCGGCACGACGGAGATCGCCGTCATCGCGCTGTCGGGTATCGTGATCGACGAGTCGATCCGCGTCGCCGGCGACGAGCTCGACAACACGATCCTGCAGTACTTCAAGCGGAATCACAACCTGCTCATCGGGCTCCGCACCGCCGAGCGCATCAAATGCGAGATCGGCAGCGCGGTCGAGCTCGACCCCGAGCTGGAGATTTCGGTCAAGGGACGGGACCTGGTCAGCGGCATCCCCAAGATCCGCTCCATCTCATCGGAAGACGTCCGCGAGGCGCTCAACGAACCCATCGGCCAGATCGCGGCCGCCGTGCTGCACTGCCTGGAGCGGACGCCGCCGGAGCTGGGGTCGGACATTCTGGAACGCGGCATCATGCTGACGGGCGGCGGCGCCCTCCTCAAGGGCCTGGACACCCTCATCCGGAACCGGGCGGAGATCCCTGTATACATTGCTGAAGATCCGCTCACCGCCGTGGTGCGCGGAACGGGCAAGGTGCTCGAGAATCTCCACGTGTACGAAAAAGTGCTCACCTGA
- the hslV gene encoding ATP-dependent protease subunit HslV has protein sequence MSGIHATTVVGVRYNGRVALGSDGQATMGQTIMKSKAQKVRALHGGKIIAGFAGSTADAFTLFERFEEKLQKYGGILTRAAVELAKDWRTDRYLRRLEALLAVASTERLLLISGTGDVIEPDDDILAIGSGGPYALAAARALIQNQLPLSARQIVEQSLSIAADICIYTNHELTILELDEAA, from the coding sequence ATGAGCGGTATTCATGCGACCACCGTAGTGGGCGTTCGTTACAACGGACGCGTCGCGTTGGGCTCGGACGGGCAGGCGACGATGGGGCAGACGATCATGAAGAGCAAGGCGCAGAAGGTACGCGCGTTGCATGGCGGCAAGATCATCGCCGGCTTCGCCGGATCCACGGCCGACGCGTTCACGCTGTTCGAGCGTTTCGAGGAAAAATTACAGAAATACGGCGGCATCCTCACCCGCGCCGCCGTCGAACTAGCCAAGGACTGGCGCACCGACCGCTACCTGCGACGGCTTGAAGCCCTACTTGCGGTCGCTTCGACGGAACGTCTTTTGCTGATCAGCGGAACCGGTGACGTCATCGAACCCGACGATGACATCCTCGCGATCGGATCGGGCGGCCCCTACGCCCTTGCCGCTGCCCGCGCGTTGATCCAGAATCAGCTCCCCCTGAGCGCGCGACAGATCGTCGAACAAAGCCTGTCGATCGCGGCCGATATCTGCATCTACACCAATCACGAATTGACGATCCTCGAACTCGACGAGGCCGCGTAA
- a CDS encoding GNAT family N-acetyltransferase yields MGSPHRSPTATVERHALDEPTGVSGWAGLLAGHPRDPAFSIDFIRALGEGFGLTPHLYLARQDGAPAAGALLLERRKGPFRAAVVPSFVSYTPWLGGPHDEAAVHRREALDECLLSALERDFDQARIHLPPSVGDVRPFQWRGWRISTFYTYQIPLAAGVDPIGGWSESARRRFASARAGYRFHDTVTASQVLTLSRASYARQGRPFPVDADALIGIIETLQQKGLARLFGVEQPGAEPAAAVALLHAPDRSYYWIAGSTPGDAMTVLLGHLLPALRDEGVSVFDFVGANTPSIAEFKRRFGGILTPYYTAERIAHPVLKALALLKRR; encoded by the coding sequence ATGGGGAGTCCCCACCGATCACCCACCGCCACCGTCGAACGCCATGCTCTCGATGAGCCGACCGGCGTGTCCGGCTGGGCGGGGCTGCTCGCCGGCCATCCCCGTGACCCTGCGTTTTCCATCGATTTTATCCGGGCGCTGGGCGAGGGCTTCGGGCTGACGCCTCACCTGTACCTGGCACGGCAGGACGGCGCGCCGGCCGCCGGCGCCCTGCTGCTGGAACGCAGAAAGGGCCCTTTCAGAGCCGCCGTCGTTCCGTCGTTCGTCTCCTACACCCCCTGGCTCGGAGGCCCGCACGACGAAGCCGCAGTGCATCGGCGCGAGGCGCTCGACGAATGCCTGTTGTCCGCCCTGGAGCGCGATTTCGATCAGGCGCGCATCCACCTCCCCCCTTCGGTCGGAGACGTTCGGCCGTTCCAGTGGCGTGGGTGGCGGATATCGACCTTCTATACGTATCAGATACCGCTCGCCGCCGGCGTGGACCCCATCGGCGGCTGGTCTGAGTCGGCGCGCCGCAGGTTCGCCTCGGCGCGCGCTGGCTACCGATTTCACGATACGGTGACGGCGTCGCAGGTGCTGACCCTTTCGCGCGCCAGTTACGCCCGCCAGGGACGCCCCTTCCCGGTCGATGCCGACGCGCTGATCGGCATCATCGAGACGTTGCAGCAAAAGGGGCTGGCGCGCCTCTTCGGCGTAGAACAGCCGGGCGCCGAGCCGGCGGCCGCGGTCGCGCTGCTCCATGCGCCAGACCGTTCCTACTACTGGATCGCGGGAAGCACGCCTGGCGACGCCATGACCGTATTGCTGGGGCACCTGCTGCCGGCGTTGCGCGACGAAGGCGTATCCGTTTTCGATTTTGTCGGCGCCAACACGCCGTCCATCGCCGAGTTCAAGCGGCGGTTTGGCGGCATCCTTACGCCCTACTACACGGCCGAGCGCATCGCGCATCCCGTGCTGAAGGCCCTCGCCCTGCTCAAGCGCCGCTAG